CGATGAATACATTTCCTGCATCGTCAAGGGTTATTGAATAACCTAAATCAACATCATGTCCGCCTGCCTGTTTTATAATTTCCCAGCAGTTTTGGTTTTTGTCCTGTGCGTACAATATACCGGTTGAAACCACTAATGCAACCAACAATAGAAATAATTTTTTCATAGTTTTAAAGATTAAATGTTTTTAAAAAAGTTCTCAAATATATAAATTATTTTAAATAAAACAATTTTTTAGAATATAATTATGATTAATTTTTGATTTTTTTCTCAATTTCTTCAATGTAGTTTTTAAATTGCCTGTCGGTTTCCATTAAGTTATTTACGGTTCTGCATGCATGTAAAACGGTTGCATGGTCTTTGTTTCCGCAATGTAATCCTATCATGGCAAGAGATAGTTTAGTAAAGCTTTTTGAAAAATACATTGCGATTTGGCGTGCCTGTACAACTTCCCTTTTACGTGTTTTTGAGCCAATCATTTCGGGAGGTACATTAAAATATTCGCAAACTATTTTCTGGATATAATCAATATTGATTTCTCTTGCACTTTTTTTAACGCAAACGTCAAGCACCTGTTTGGCTAAGGCAAGATTTATGGCTTTTTTATTAAGAGTTGACTGGGCAATTAATGATATTAATGCTCCTTCAATTTCACGAATGTTTGTTGTTATGTTCGTTGCAAGATATTCAATTACATCATGCGGTATTTCAATACCTTCGTTATATATTTTCTTTTCAAATATTGCGATGCGGGTTTCAAGGTCGGGAGGTTGAAGGTCGGCAGCCAAGCCCCATTTAAATCGCGAGAGCAAACGTTGTTCGATATTTTGTATTTCAACCGGCGGCTTGTCGGATGTGAGTATTATTTGCTTTCCTGAACGGTGCAGATGGTTAAAAACATCGAAAAATATATTTTGTGTTCCTTCTTTTCCCGACAAAAAATGAACGTCATCTAATATTAATGTATCAAGCATCTGGTAAAAATGAATGAAATCGTTATGATGTCCGTTTCTTGTTGCGTCAACGTATTGTTGAACAAATTTATTTGTTTCAACATATACTACTGTTTTATTCGGAAAATTATTTTTTATCTGAATTCCTATAGCATGTCCTAAATGAGTTTTTCCTAAGCCAACTTTGCTGT
The sequence above is a segment of the Bacteroidales bacterium genome. Coding sequences within it:
- the dnaA gene encoding chromosomal replication initiator protein DnaA, with amino-acid sequence MEKDFVKAWDNCLKVIQDNINLQSFKTWFEPIKPLKLENDVLTIQVPSQFFYEWLEEHYITLLRKTIKKELGNEGRLEYSIVVDNTLSKSPVTIKVPTKNSKELKNPPIALPVNINEDNTIRNPFIIPGLKKVEVHSQLNPIYSFDNFVEGDCNRLARAAGLAIASNPGGTSFNPLFIYSKVGLGKTHLGHAIGIQIKNNFPNKTVVYVETNKFVQQYVDATRNGHHNDFIHFYQMLDTLILDDVHFLSGKEGTQNIFFDVFNHLHRSGKQIILTSDKPPVEIQNIEQRLLSRFKWGLAADLQPPDLETRIAIFEKKIYNEGIEIPHDVIEYLATNITTNIREIEGALISLIAQSTLNKKAINLALAKQVLDVCVKKSAREINIDYIQKIVCEYFNVPPEMIGSKTRKREVVQARQIAMYFSKSFTKLSLAMIGLHCGNKDHATVLHACRTVNNLMETDRQFKNYIEEIEKKIKN